A region from the Fusarium musae strain F31 chromosome 1, whole genome shotgun sequence genome encodes:
- a CDS encoding hypothetical protein (EggNog:ENOG41), producing MAEAVGTVLAVVGVLGQLFDGCVRAYSLFTAAANLGTDSQRLLCKVRIEEMRLVVWGRDWGVAEGRLEAHLGSTRNPQLRSLALQILEELHSAVAGFKKLKNRYGLVDEGRASLEVTGSKPRKSPSPSRKRSKDDESRGMNCVSRVTSERNWGKEMGLRARWVIAGESSKPSSVIPIKTELIARR from the coding sequence ATGGCTGAAGCCGTGGGAACTGTCCTCGCCGTAGTAGGCGTTCTCGGCCAACTCTTCGACGGCTGCGTCAGAGCCTACAGCCTCTTCACCGCAGCAGCCAACCTTGGCACAGATAGCCAGAGACTTCTATGTAAAGTACGCATTGAGGAGATGCGCCTGGTCGTCTGGGGCCGGGACTGGGGTGTTGCGGAGGGAAGACTTGAAGCTCATCTTGGAAGCACAAGGAATCCCCAGCTGAGGAGTTTGGCACTTCAAATCCTCGAGGAGTTACATAGCGCGGTCGCAGGCTTCAAGAAACTGAAGAACAGATACGGGCTAGTTGACGAGGGGAGAGCCAGCTTGGAAGTCACTGGATCGAAGCCAAGAAAGTCGCCTTCACCCTCAAGAAAGAGAtcgaaagatgatgagagtcGCGGCATGAATTGTGTTTCAAGAGTAACAAGTGAGAGGAATTGGGGCAAGGAGATGGGTTTAAGAGCAAGATGGGTTATAGCAGGCGAGTCCTCCAAGCCCTCATCTGTCATACCCATCAAAACAGAACTGATTGCTCGTAGATAA
- a CDS encoding hypothetical protein (BUSCO:EOG09262E7I): MAARLFRAMSHCYPFQFTPLLKAPPCFIDINVHNMLLPTSWLNYISDRLYLASYIHPPTPDTPFPYPEEPQPASPKKRSQRAAAGATPLAAKSNRPQPCYFTVDDTLLYNAFHHDFGPLHIGHLYRFAIQFHDILGAKQNKDRPIVFWSAADPRSRANAACMLACYMVLIQNWPPHLALAPIAQVDPPLMPFRDAGYSQADYGISVQDVVYGVWKAKEEKCCDLDNFDLDEYERFERVEHGDFNWITPHFLAFASPQHAPVQKITEGSDLYPLLPRTLAAVDAHPKLPKPFKNVLKHFSEKNIGLVVRLNSQLYSPSYFEALGIQHLDMIFDDGTCPSLSTVRKFIRLAHETITVRKQGIAVHCKAGLGRTGCLIGAYLIYRHGFTANEVISFMRFMRPGMVVGPQQHWLHLNQGTFREWWVEERIERRLRREMAAANPIPSTPIRAMQKTTLRNGQASTPPNRSPSNRTPLSEVDHDRNNIGVQEDYLPAPTPGQPRKTARDRHHPYQRSTSNGLAVEEQRTIEQEAEYIATHSQAHGGESDEELHLRLRRHRKATSQSPARSEKTRSVSQTTAIYTIDNDASHDAENIGSVRTKHAERVASTPGVLTKVRGSKRQGESPLRAKESAGIRKTSGRVGSANHGASVTAASTARKVSGA, encoded by the exons ATGGCCGCTCGGCTGTTCAGGGCCATGTCGCATTGTTATCCTTTTCAGTTTACGCCGCTGCTCAAGGCTCCGCCTTGCTTCATCGACATCAATGTTCACAACATGCTTTTGCCAACATCGTGGCTAAACTATATTTCAGACCGGCTTTACCTTGCCTCCTACATCCATCCTCCTACTCCAGACACGCCGTTCCCTTACCCCGAGGAGCCTCAGCCAGCTTCTCCTAAGAAGCGAAGCCAACGAGCTGCTGCCGGTGCGACCCCGCTCGCCGCCAAGTCGAACCGACCACAGCCATGCTATTTCACTGTCGACGATACTCTTCTGTACAACGCTTTCCACCATGATTTTGGCCCTCTGCACATCGGCCACCTCTACCGATTCGCCATCCAATTCCATGATATCCTAGGCGCAAAGCAAAACAAGGACCGCCCCATTGTTTTCTGGAGCGCTGCTGACCCTAGAA GTCGTGCGAACGCCGCTTGCATGCTCGCATGCTACATGGTCCTCATACAGAACTGGCCTCCCCATCTGGCCCTTGCCCCGATTGCGCAGGTCGATCCTCCTCTGATGCCATTCCGAGATGCGGGTTACAGCCAAGCCGACTATGGCATTAGCGTTCAAGATGTTGTCTATGGTGTGtggaaggccaaggaggaaaAGTGCTGCGATCTAGACAACTTCGATCTTGACGAATATGAGCGTTTCGAGAGAGTCGAACATGGTGATTTCAACTGGATCACTCCCCATTTCTTGGCATTTGCCTCTCCCCAGCATGCGCCGGTTCAGAAAATCACAGAGGGTTCCGACCTGTACCCATTGCTTCCACGGACGCTAGCCGCCGTGGATGCCCATCCCAAGTTGCCAAAGCCCTTCAAGAATGTGCTGAAGCATTTTTCCGAGAAGAACATTGGCCTGGTGGTCCGCCTCAACTCCCAACTCTACTCCCCCTCGTACTTTGAGGCACTGGGTATTCAACATCTGGACATGATCTTTGACGATGGCACATGTCCCTCGCTCTCAACTGTCCGCAAGTTCATCAGACTCGCCCACGAGACCATCACTGTCCGTAAGCAGGGAATCGCTGTTCATTGCAAGGCTGGCCTCGGCCGCACAGGTTGTTTGATTGGCGCCTACCTCATTTACCGACACGGTTTCACTGCCAATGAAGTGATCTCATTCATGCGCTTCATGCGACCCGGCATGGTTGTTGGTCCTCAGCAGCACTGGCTCCATTTGAACCAGGGCACATTCCGCGAGTGGTGGGTTGAGGAGAGGATTGAGCGCAGACTCAGGAGGGAGATGGCTGCTGCCAACCCTATTCCCAGCACCCCTATTCGTGCCATGCAAAAGACAACGCTTCGGAACGGCCAGGCCTCGACACCCCCCAACCGAAGCCCCTCAAACCGTACTCCGCTGAGTGAAGTCGACCACGACCGCAATAATATTGGGGTCCAGGAAGACTATTTGCCAGCTCCTACACCGGGCCAACCGCGAAAGACTGCCAGGGATCGCCATCACCCTTATCAACGCTCAACTTCCAACGGGCTCGCTGTTGAAGAGCAGCGCACTATTGAGCAAGAAGCCGAGTACATTGCGACGCACAGCCAGGCTCACGGCGGAGAGTCTGATGAGGAGTTGCATTTGCGCTTGCGACGCCATCGTAAGGCGACCTCCCAATCACCGGCTCGCAGTGAGAAGACTCGCTCGGTTAGCCAGACGACGGCTATCTACACCATTGATAACGATGCGTCACACGATGCTGAGAACATTGGCTCTGTGCGGACGAAGCACGCTGAACGAGTTGCTAGTACCCCTGGCGTCCTGACAAAGGTCCGCGGCAGCAAGCGGCAGGGGGAGTCTCCCCTTCGGGCAAAGGAGTCTGCTGGCATTCGGAAGACCAGCGGCAGAGTAGGCAGCGCCAATCATGGAGCGTCAGTGACGGCAGCTTCGACGGCCCGTAAAGTTTCTGGAGCTTAG
- a CDS encoding hypothetical protein (BUSCO:EOG09263MNN): MAPRGRQNTSARETRNARKPATTSRGGIQKRKAGRVDGDGDLDMDSAGRRAKKATTADVKPTRSSTRTSTRGGPSKNAQNVLKHLSNGTAASLASRISSASSGKGPKTRSQDMTGLTVLRVGGLKESKAASNAGGGVNDLLGFMERKAGSFRTGSKRKVAIKKHHTVGDYVYIGASGEDASELIKLNTFTFAGAPLEVIEVDEVPDRGTAIESKSTLELRTKLQEILSSRYLGANKLLNLDALASDANLVTLGMFESRERALKTFRGLMAVCESLFKTDKEKQDAIESISLANNNIDDVGQVEVVATTFPRLKNLDMSGNQVASMQALQPWKGKFKYLETLFMTGNPIETTDPSYPSTLLEWFPRLQNINGTQLRTPEQIAEQEAALRPKPIPQNGPDFRDVGGIGENFLLEFFAAYDSDRPGLASRLYDEDSRFSISVDTRAAPDPNAAAPMSWASYIKLSRNLTKITMPNPRIQRLFRGTASIQDAWKTLPLTRHPDIKVEINKYIMDCHPLQGLVDPSGQSSGGVDGLIVAVHGEFEEQDPNTNATGKRSFSRTFVLGPGKPGQGVIRVVSDMLSLRTYSLLPNVFAAPASIPTTAPADQHQAMITELCKQTGMTPQYSEMCLTQVNWEFDQALVIFNEKKAQLPAEAFATMVGS, translated from the exons ATGGCGCCTCGAGGTCGTCAGAATACCAGCGCGCGCGAGACTCGCAATGCGCGCAAGCCAGCTACCACCTCCAGAGGTGGAATTcagaagcgcaaggctgGTCgtgttgatggcgatggcgatttGGATATGGACAGTGCCGGTCGACGTGCTAAGAAGGCTACCACTGCCGATGTCAAACCTACTCGGTCCAGTACTCGAACTTCAACACGTGGCGGCCCGTCCAAAAATGCTCAAAATGTGCTGAAGCATTTGAGCAACGGCACCGCTGCATCCCTTGCCTCTCGTATTTCAAGTGCTTCCTCTGGCAAGGGTCCCAAGACTCGATCCCAAGACATGACAGGCCTGACGGTTCTACGAGTTGGTGGTTTGAAAGAAAGCAAAGCAGCCAGTAATGCTGGAGGAGGTGTCAACGACCTCCTTGGCTTTATGGAGAGAAAAGCTGGTTCATTCAGAACTGGATCGAAGCGAAAAGTCGCCATAAAAAAG CACCATACAGTCGGTGATTACGTCTACATAGGAGCGAGTGGGGAGGATGCTTCCGAATTaatcaagctcaacacaTTCACCTTTGCTGGTGCGCCTTTGGAGGTCATCGAAGTGGACGAAGTCCCGGACAGGGGCACGGCAATCGAATCCAAGTCTACTTTAGAGCTCCGTACCAAACTTCAGGAAATTCTAAGTTCTCGGTACCTTGGGGccaacaagctcctcaatcTGGATGCCCTTGCTTCAGATGCAAACCTTGTCACTTTGGGTATGTTTGAGAGTCGAGAGCGTGCTCTGAAGACTTTCAGGGGACTCATGGCTGTCTGCGAGAGTCTTTTCAAGACGGATAAGGAGAAACAAGATGCGATCGAGAGCATCAGTCTGGCAAACAATAATatcgatgatgttggccaGGTGGAAGTCGTTGCTACAACTTTTCCTCGTTTGAAAAATCTCGACATGAGTGGCAACCAGGTGGCTTCAATGCAAGCACTACAACCATGGAAGGGCAAGTTCAAGTACCTCGAAACTCTATTCATGACAGGGAATCCCATCGAAACCACAGATCCGAGCTACCCATCAACCCTTCTGGAATGGTTTCCCAGGCTGCAGAACATCAACGGAACCCAACTACGCACCCCGGAGCAGATTGCTGAGCAGGAGGCAGCCCTCCGACCTAAGCCAATTCCCCAGAACGGTCCGGACTTCAGGGATGTTGGTGGTATTGGCGAAAACTTCCTCTTGGAATTTTTTGCGGCATATGACAGCGACCGACCTGGCCTCGCGTCAAGGCTATACGACGAAGACAGTCGATTTTCTATATCGGTTGACACACGAGCAGCTCCGGATCCCAACGCTGCGGCACCCATGTCTTGGGCTTCGTATATCAAGCTATCGCGGAATTTGACTAAAATCACCATGCCGAACCCTCGCATCCAACGACTCTTCCGTGGCACTGCCAGCATTCAGGATGCTTGGAAGACCCTTCCCCTCACTCGACACCCTGATATCAAAGTGGAGATCAACAAGTACATCATGGATTGCCACCCTTTGCAGGGACTTGTCGATCCCAGCGGCCAGAGCTCCGGAGGCGTCGATGGCTTGATAGTGGCAGTGCACGGTGAGTTCGAGGAGCAAGACCCAAACACCAATGCTACAGGAAAACGAAGCTTCTCCCGTACGTTCGTCCTTGGACCCGGGAAGCCAGGGCAGGGGGTTATCCGAGTCGTTAGCGACATGCTGTCGCTTCGAACGTATAGTCTACTCCCCAACGTGTTCGCAGCGCCTGCCTCAATTCCTACTACGGCACCAGCcgatcaacaccaagcaatGATCACCGAGTTATGCAAGCAAACAGGCATGACACCCCAGTACTCCGAGATGTGTCTTACTCAAGTGAATTGGGAATTCGACCAGGCTTTGGTGATattcaacgagaagaag GCACAACTTCCAGCTGAGGCCTTTGCTACGATGGTTGGCTCATAG
- a CDS encoding hypothetical protein (EggNog:ENOG41), whose product MASANLKKLRINLDAKPQASFKPTFALKVPRAALDLSGDAGDGGRSTGRHESAGDVVIEWVDYDRDDVDERVAHVRRLDDLARMMHSASDCHPDLHSINCVGYVDDTSRCRYGLVCNAPSPSFSTLHELIASSDLKTPNLDDRVRLAHTLAVALWTLHSLDWLHKSLCSSNILLFPSAFSASAHSSTAAGALVPDIQYPYLTGFDASRPDLDTALSVAPRNPSILTLHRHPASLRGFPHCKPMDIYSLGLVLLEIGLWKVLQTYHKPHYSTSRWRDKVLRAVLVPGLGSKVGSRYRDVVDKCLAVSEEMTSAEAGKVVEDVVTALEAIRT is encoded by the coding sequence ATGGCTTCggccaacctcaagaagctccgaATCAACCTAGACGCCAAGCCTCAGGCCTCGTTCAAGCCCACGTTCGCTCTCAAGGTTCCCCGTGCTGCACTTGATCTCAGCGGggatgctggtgatggcggGAGAAGTACAGGGCGGCATGAGAGCGCGGGAGATGTTGTGATTGAGTGGGTTGACTATGACCGCGATGATGTAGATGAACGTGTAGCTCATGTGCGTCGTCTCGACGATCTTGCTCGCATGATGCACTCCGCTTCCGATTGCCATCCTGACCTTCATAGCATCAACTGCGTAGGCTACGTTGACGATACTTCACGGTGCAGATACGGGCTCGTATGCAACgcgccctcgccctctttCTCAACGCTCCACGAACTCATCGCCAGCTCGGACCTCAAGACTCCCAACCTCGATGATCGAGTCCGTTTGGCACATACGCTCGCCGTCGCCTTATGGACCCTGCACTCACTTGACTGGCTTCACAAAAGCCTTTGCAGCTCAAACATTCTCCTCTTTCCATCAGCCTTTTCAGCATCGGCTCACTCGTCAACTGCTGCTGGGGCACTTGTACCAGATATACAGTACCCTTATCTGACGGGGTTCGATGCTTCAAGACCAGACCTTGATACTGCGCTCTCTGTCGCGCCCCGTAATCCTTCGATCCTTACGCTACACCGACACCCAGCTTCCTTGCGAGGCTTTCCTCACTGCAAGCCCATGGATATCTATAGTCTGGGTTTGGTGCTCCTCGAAATAGGTCTCTGGAAGGTTCTTCAAACATACCATAAACCACACTACTCCACAAGTCGATGGCGCGACAAGGTCCTGCGTGCAGTTCTCGTTCCCGGTCTGGGTAGCAAGGTCGGTAGTCGATATCGTGATGTCGTGGACAAGTGTTTGGCCGTGAGTGAAGAGATGACGAGTGCTGAGGCCGGCAAGGTGGTAGAAGATGTTGTCACAGCTCTCGAAGCCATCCGGACCTGA
- a CDS encoding hypothetical protein (EggNog:ENOG41) → MSSTAWNGQDQTMASTGEDDFHQFLDMSSMGSLGDGMHFDFQSFQDGSAQGLMNQARDAPDTIMTDSDNPGLMSTPNTMPMSTSTVQSTIPAHMMTPASDPISNIDAQIQYLQQQKFQQQQRQMQEQQVAFFHNHNHSVPPTPQSLEMPNSGQFYSQAEQIPTSGAYDRSYHQRMKEQDMAFTPLVSPAVTPLDPNFSMDSGYTIPSAYFSPLTSPALHAQNDPSTVYDPRLTNTDNSPVDVDLDRSAAPVTSVLDLPKKAARKKTATKARAKASIRSSPIVKPQRRKTGPSPAIVSHVLSEVEENSGAFLPMPATSTETSAEENSSVSPEALSEMPPPPIPNRRSTSKSPYIQAQSSNQQTPVSGPVDSRPAPATPASLMKLPASRASKQANGPQGPVVSEHIESLELPESVSGKTMTPVISRSSVQSPSVEPMSRRGSSFQPLPSPVFPKASGSASASASPQLAPGSAGPSARKTPQLAPRSSRKRSTGSVHVSPALLPRISPSIKPLLPGTPGMTPAESAASQLLMSKSNYQNILEGNKVPGVSYPSELSTNLTSKRTSHKIAEQGRRNRINSALQVMAGLLPGGDKTNLADEGDKKDGKQANAQNSKASVVENAIVHMKSLEKENGDLKKEVEELKRRLEGLQGSTDDKEKA, encoded by the exons ATGAGTTCGACGGCATGGAACGGGCAGGACCAGACAATGGCCTCGACTGGTGAGGACGACTTTCATCAATTTCTCGACATGAGCAGCATGGGAAGTTTGGGCGATGGCATGCACTTCGACTTCCAATCCTTCCAAGATGGCTCTGCTCAGGGTCTGATGAACCAGGCGCGAGATGCCCCCGACACAATAATGACCGACTCCGATAATCCAGGCCTAATGTCTACGCCAAACACGATGCCCATGTCAACGTCCACGGTTCAATCAACCATTCCCGCGCACATGATGACGCCCGCAAGCGATCCGATTTCTAATATCGACGCCCAGATTCAATATCTCCAACAACAAAagttccagcagcagcagcgccagATGCAAGAGCAGCAGGTGGCTTTCTTCCATAATCACAACCACTCAGTGCCCCCTACACCGCAAAGTCTTGAGATGCCCAACAGTGGACAGTTCTATTCACAGGCTGAGCAAATTCCGACATCAGGTGCCTACGACAGAAGTTATCACCAGCGGATGAAGGAGCAAGAT ATGGCATTCACACCTCTCGTTTCCCCCGCAGTTACCCCTTTGGACCCCAACTTCTCCATGGACAGCGGCTATACTATCCCCAGCGCCTATTTTAGTCCTCTGACTTCACCAGCTCTCCACGCACAGAATGACCCCTCTACAGTCTACGATCCCCGCCTTACCAACACCGACAATTCACCAGTCGATGTAGATCTCGACAGATCGGCTGCTCCCGTTACCTCCGTTTTGGACCTgcccaagaaggctgcaAGAAAAAAGACCGCGACCAAGGCACGGGCAAAGGCTAGCATTCGAAGTTCTCCCATCGTCAAGCCTCAGCGCCGGAAAACAGGTCCCAGTCCGGCCATCGTCTCACATGTACTCAGTGAAGTCGAGGAGAACAGTGGCGCCTTTCTTCCTATGCCTGCGACCTCTACCGAGACCTCGGCAGAAGAGAATTCATCAGTATCCCCTGAGGCCCTCTCGGAGATGCCCCCACCGCCAATCCCCAACAGGAGATCGACCAGCAAATCCCCATACATCCAAGCGCAGTCGAGCAACCAGCAAACACCTGTCTCTGGCCCTGTTGATTCACGTCCAGCTCCAGCTACTCCCGCATCGCTCATGAAACTCCCGGCATCCAGGGCAAGCAAGCAGGCGAATGGGCCTCAAGGGCCGGTTGTGTCTGAGCATATTGAATCGCTCGAGTTGCCTGAGTCGGTATCTGGCAAGACCATGACCCCGGTCATCTCGCGCTCTTCTGTGCAGTCTCCTTCCGTAGAACCTATGTCTCGACGAGGGTCGAGCTTTCAGCCATTGCCATCACCAGTTTTCCCTAAGGCTTCAGGATCTGCATCAGCAAGTGCGAGCCCCCAATTAGCTCCCGGTTCGGCAGGCCCATCCGCACGGAAAACTCCTCAGCTCGCGCCTCGGTCGAGCAGGAAAAGGTCGACAGGTTCAGTACATGTTTCGCCTGCACTGTTGCCTCGAATATCCCCTAGCATCAAGCCTCTTCTCCCGGGCACACCAGGTATGACACCAGCGGAGAGTGCTGCATCGCAATTGCTCATGTCGAAATCCAACTACCAAAATATCCTCGAGGGCAATAAGGTGCCAGGCGTTTCATACCCGAGCGAGCTTTCAACAAATCTCACATCAAAGCGAACGTCACACAAAATCGCGGAGCAGGGGCGGCGTAACCGAATCAACTCGGCGTTACAGGTCATGGCTGGATTATTGCCTGGTGGAGACAAGACGAATCTTGCAGATGAAGGTGACAAGAAGGATGGGAAACAAGCGAACGCGCAAAACAGCAAGGCCAGTGTTGTCGAAAACGCCATTGTGCACATGAAGAGCCTTGAGAAAGAAAACGGCGATCTGAAGAAAGAGGTGGAGGAACTTAAAAGACGACTGGAGGGGCTGCAAGGGTCAACAGACGATAAAGAAAAAGCATGA
- a CDS encoding hypothetical protein (EggNog:ENOG41) — MSLPEPPSSLDNGCSVVHDNTLYVFTPTAFLSLPLEEGAEWKKLKMGEQVTGGACVGTDAALFIIGGSGGQADYNGLQKYVFADKKWETLSIDKPAFRNLQHHGAAYIKNTDQIVVSGGSQDGRETPSETSLYFTASGPYILQSAAPSASSVNPILLAWSDAEVCLLGGNDWNTQVFIFNAATGWRTMGITLSTPVAASSKAMIAQGDDGSKSLYVFDLSASPNKVHRYVVWGDNNAPGQNAVDQNVKRDLSLKDWPEYNSTLAPTTARSDYSMAQDSNGRVVFVGGNKDEPLAFFDMKENSWLDASSIVGDESQKILSAESTSGTKTRTSTTKTSSTESSTRTKSVSRSSTLVTSTGSATATDDSFSSATISDSSSATNSDIAPVGGASSDDKSGLSSNAILGITLGTILGFIAVLIVILLLLRRRKKTRQPSPENTQPRHDFPSDEKDPMGLGGGPVSPFRAHHSNMSQESFSSMAILMGRAGKSKPGVSRKLSNGTNRSSVSTEHKQLKSTIGKPVLQEMQHPVLQGQDTRGVAFDPTVAEPRPRNGPLETQDGLRRSSGWNRYWSGGSALQILGFGSSKRNTVGSDSDSHYSDAIPHRNPRATQDSATVPPLNFEFRPEMNRVNSGSPVVAEYNKNIPFRDGVAGKIERPISKASSGYSSGIPESVNETWDPHHKDKPWGTDRATSSIYNPSFYFGAPLSPRVPPPQTPPSGVSTQPQLAMASQSSDMSWLNLGDRTRQ, encoded by the coding sequence ATGAGTTTACCTGAGCCGCCGTCCTCGTTGGACAATGGTTGCTCGGTTGTCCACGACAACACCCTATATGTTTTTACGCCAACTGCTTTCTTGTCGCTGCCGCTTGAGGAGGGTGCAGAatggaagaagttgaagatgggaGAACAAGTTACTGGAGGAGCCTGTGTGGGAACTGATGCAGCGCTGTTCATCATTGGAGGTAGTGGTGGTCAGGCCGACTACAATGGCCTACAAAAATACGTTTTCGCCGACAAGAAATGGGAGACCCTGTCTATTGATAAACCAGCCTTCCGAAATTTACAACACCACGGTGCTGCCTATATCAAGAATACCGACCAGATAGTCGTCTCTGGCGGCAGCCAGGACGGCAGAGAAACACCTTCGGAAACCTCACTATACTTCACCGCCTCAGGACCATATATCCTCCAGAGCGCAGCGCCATCTGCCTCCTCTGTCAATCCCATTCTTTTGGCCTGGTCCGATGCCGAAGTTTGCCTGCTTGGTGGTAATGACTGGAACACGCAAgttttcatcttcaacgccgCGACAGGTTGGAGAACAATGGGCATCACACTGTCCACGCCCGTTGCGGCTTCCAGCAAAGCCATGATTGCCCAGGGAGACGATGGCTCCAAGAGTCTTTATGTTTTCGATCTCTCAGCCAGCCCCAACAAAGTTCATCGCTATGTTGTCTGGGGTGACAACAACGCACCTGGTCAAAATGCTGTGGATCAAAACGTGAAGCGTGACCTGTCCCTGAAGGACTGGCCTGAATATAACTCGACACTAGCTCCTACCACAGCACGCTCCGATTACTCGATGGCTCAGGACTCGAATGGCAGGGTTGTGTTTGTTGGTGGCAACAAAGACGAGCCTCTCGCCTTCTTTGATATGAAGGAGAACTCCTGGCTTGATGCCTCTAGCATCGTAGGTGACGAGTCGCAGAAGATTCTCTCTGCGGAATCTACCTCTGGAACCAAGACCAgaaccagcaccaccaagacATCGTCAACTGAATCATCCACAAGAACCAAGTCTGTTAGCAGGTCATCGACATTAGTGACGTCGACTggctcagcaacagccacCGACGACTCATTCTCATCGGCGACCATCTCTGACTCCAGCTCTGCTACCAACAGTGACATCGCGCCAGTTGGCGGTGCTAGTAGTGATGACAAATCTGGTCTTAGTTCCAATGCCATATTGGGTATCACACTGGGCACGATCTTGGGCTTCATTGCTGTGCTCATTGTCATCCTGTTACTCTTGCGGCGCCGTAAGAAGACCCGCCAACCATCACCTGAGAACACGCAGCCCAGGCACGATTTTCCctctgatgagaaggatcCCATGGGGCTTGGCGGTGGCCCTGTGTCACCCTTCCGCGCTCACCATTCCAATATGTCACAAGAATCATTCTCATCTATGGCAATTCTGATGGGCCGTGCTGGCAAGAGCAAGCCCGGTGTCTCTCGCAAGCTGAGCAACGGCACCAACCGTAGCTCCGTCAGCACTGAGCACAAACAACTCAAATCTACCATTGGTAAACCAGTCCTGCAGGAGATGCAACATCCTGTATTACAAGGACAAGATACCCGCGGAGTGGCTTTCGATCCAACTGTTGCCGAGCCACGACCTCGGAATGGACCTCTCGAGACACAGGACGGTTTGCGAAGGAGCTCTGGCTGGAACCGATACTGGTCAGGCGGTAGCGCTCTTCAGATCCTAGGATTCGGTTCTTCTAAGAGAAACACTGTCGGCTCTGATAGTGACTCGCACTACTCAGATGCCATCCCACATCGAAACCCTCGCGCTACGCAAGATTCAGCAACTGTGCCCCCTCTGAACTTCGAATTCCGCCCCGAGATGAACCGAGTCAATTCTGGAAGCCCTGTCGTCGCCGAATACAACAAGAATATTCCTTTCAGAGATGGTGTAGCTGGTAAAATCGAGCGCCCTATCTCAAAAGCATCTTCCGGCTACTCCAGCGGCATCCCCGAGAGCGTGAACGAAACATGGGACCCTCATCATAAAGACAAACCCTGGGGTACAGATCGAGCGACCAGCAGTATTTATAACCCGAGCTTCTACTTCGGTGCACCTTTGTCTCCCCGGGTCCCACCGCCCCAGACACCCCCCTCTGGAGTAAGCACGCAGCCTCAGCTCGCAATGGCCTCGCAGTCATCAGACATGAGCTGGTTGAATCTCGGTGACCGCACTCGTCAGTAG